Proteins encoded together in one Coffea arabica cultivar ET-39 chromosome 2c, Coffea Arabica ET-39 HiFi, whole genome shotgun sequence window:
- the LOC140035898 gene encoding uncharacterized protein, which translates to MTIYRTDPEEEALFRSYPCAVYYVQSPSSVSHAYSAEIRNINNESALETFANNPNNASQEAANRLALSRYSSSHGSTNLFLHEKKIPYDHDVQSHGTGVTYNEEINRHEGNMVVVDRLRNGYHIEEDHEYEEDEEYFEEKAEWWRMFSFGGSISGGWKFLQMTWRFILSVVIALVVFYILTKPPAPKMSIKMAGIPQFELVEGVDASGVTTKLLTCNCTVDLVVDNKSKLFGLHIHPPFLAMSFGNLPFALTEAPEFHTGIDDTEMFKLFVGTRNKPMYAAGRSMQDLLESNKGLPLVIRVHLRSSFKVVWGLIKPKFHHEAQCLIILRKAYDKKHRTQEFIGKCAISS; encoded by the exons ATGACTATCTACAGAACAGATCCAGAAGAGGAAGCTTTATTCCGCTCCTATCCTTGCGCAGTTTACTACGTACAGAGTCCATCATCAGTTTCCCATGCATACAGTGCTGAAATTCGTAACATCAACAATGAATCTGCATTAGAAACTTTTGCCAACAATCCCAACAACGCAAGCCAAGAAGCAGCCAATCGGCTTGCTCTATCGCGTTACTCGTCCTCTCATGGATCAACCAACCTTTTCCTGCATGAGAAGAAAATCCCTTATGATCATGATGTTCAAAGCCATGGAACAGGAGTTACGTACAATGAAGAGATTAATCGTCACGAAGGCAATATGGTTGTTGTTGATAGACTCAGAAATGGCTATCACATTGAAGAAGATCATGAGTATGAAGAGGATGAGGAATATTTTGAGGAGAAGGCCGAATGGTGGAGAATGTTTTCTTTCGGTGGTTCTATTTCTGGAGGGTGGAAGTTTCTGCAGATGACTTGGAGGTTTATACTGAGTGTGGTGATTGCACTAGTTGTGTTCTACATTCTCACCAAGCCACCAGCTCCTAAGATGTCTATTAAG ATGGCAGGAATTCCCCAGTTTGAATTGGTTGAAGGAGTTGATGCATCTGGTGTCACCACCAAGCTGCTCACTTGCAATTGTACCGTGGACTTAGTGGTGGACAACAAGTCGAAGCTATTTGGGCTACACATTCATCCACCCTTCCTGGCAATGTCATTTGGCAATCTCCCTTTTGCATTGACTGAA GCTCCAGAGTTTCATACAGGGATTGATGATACAGAAATGTTCAAGTTGTTTGTGGGCACTAGAAATAAACCAATGTATGCTGCAGGAAGAAGCATGCAAGATTTGCTTGAATCAAACAAGGGATTGCCTCTCGTCATTCGCGTGCACCTAAGATCAAGTTTTAAAGTAGTTTGGGGACTCATCAAGCCTAAATTTCATCACGAAGCTCAGTGCCTAATTATTCTTCGAAAAGCATATGACAAGAAACATAGAACTCAAGAATTTATTGGCAAGTGTGCCATTTCTTCATAG
- the LOC113728880 gene encoding protein DETOXIFICATION 43 yields the protein MADNAVLASPERKWNFPLLVFFKDVRSVFKLDDLGLEILRIAFPAALALAADPIASLIDTAFIGHLGPVEIAAVGVAIAIFNQVSKVAIFPIVNITTSFVAEEDTVKRIADESQADDLEKGSVKINETEEQTPEDAKVEKLDTSGPENEPKEFEKECDFKTASCKSSPVTKKSATEGKHKPERRHIPSASTALVVGGVLGLLQTVLLIFLAKPILGFMGVKSGSPMLAPAQKYLTLRALGSPAVALSLAMQGVFRGFKDTKTPLYATVAGDTTNIILDPIFIFAFHFGVSGAAIAHVLSQYLISIILLCKLMKQVDLLPPTTKRMQFSKFLRSGSLILTRVLAATICVTLGASMAARLGPTPMAAFQVCLQVWLTSSLLADGLAVAGQAILACAFAEKDYEKTTAAARRVLQMGLVLGIGLGLVVGLGLYFGSGIFSKDKHVLAIISIGVPFVAGTQPINSVAFVFDGINYGSFDFAYSAYSMVMVAALSIGCLFLLSKTHGFIGIWIALTIYMVLRAFAGLLRVGSGTGPWRYLRGTALS from the exons ATGGCAGATAATGCTGTTCTGGCTTCCCCTGAGAGAAAATGGAATTTCCCCCTCTTGGTTTTCTTCAAAGATGTTAG GAGTGTCTTCAAATTGGATGATCTTGGCTTGGAGATCTTGCGCATTGCATTTCCTGCAGCTCTTGCATTGGCTGCTGACCCCATTGCTTCTCTGATTGATACAGCATTTATTGGCCATCTGG GTCCAGTAGAAATTGCAGCTGTTGGTGTTGCAATTGCTATTTTCAATCAAGTGTCGAAGGTAGCCATATTCCCGATAGTTAATATTACAACCTCCTTTGTTGCTGAGGAAGACACAGTCAAAAGAATAGCTGATGAATCGCAAGCCGATGACTTGGAGAAAGGTTCAGTAAAGATCAATGAAACAGAAGAACAGACGCCAGAAGATGCTAAGGTGGAGAAGTTGGATACTTCAGGCCCTGAGAATGAACCAAAGGAGTTCGAGAAGGAATGTG ATTTTAAAACAGCTTCATGCAAATCTTCACCTGTAACTAAAAAATCTGCTACTGAGGGAAAACACAAACCTGAGAGGCGACATATCCCTTCAGCATCAACTGCGCTGGTTGTTGGTGGTGTGCTTGGCCTTCTCCAAACAGTGTTGCTTATATTTCTGGCAAAACCCATCCTTGGATTCATGGGAGTGAAATCT GGATCTCCAATGCTGGCCCCAGCACAGAAGTATCTAACACTGAGGGCACTTGGTTCTCCTGCTGTTGCACTTTCTTTGGCCATGCAAGGCGTCTTTCGAGGTTTCAAGGATACTAAAACTCCTCTGTACGCCACTG TTGCAGGAGATACAACAAATATCATTTTAGACCCCATCTTCATATTTGCCTTCCATTTTGGTGTTAGTGGTGCAGCCATTGCCCATGTTCTTTCCCA GTACTTGATTTCCATTATACTATTGTGCAAGCTAATGAAGCAAGTTGACCTATTGCCTCCAACTACTAAACGTATGCAATTCAGCAAATTTCTCAGGAGCG GTTCCCTAATATTAACGAGGGTTCTGGCTGCAACAATTTGTGTGACCTTGGGTGCATCAATGGCTGCAAGGCTTGGGCCAACACCTATGGCTGCATTTCAGGTTTGCTTACAGGTCTGGCTGACATCGTCACTTCTTGCTGATGGTTTAGCTGTTGCAGGACag GCCATTCTTGCTTGTGCCTTTGCTGAAAAGGACTATGAAAAGACAACAGCAGCAGCAAGACGAGTGTTACAG ATGGGGTTGGTGCTTGGAATTGGTCTAGGCCTAGTTGTTGGACTTGGCCTATACTTTGGTTCTGGAATCTTTTCAAAGGACAAGCACGTGCTTGCAATTATAAGTATAGGCGTGCCG TTTGTTGCAGGCACACAACCAATCAACTCAGTAGCCTTTGTTTTCGACGGTATCAACTACGGATCATTTGATTTTGCATACTCTGCATACTCCATG GTTATGGTGGCTGCACTGAGCATTGGATGCTTGTTTCTCCTCTCCAAAACTCATGGCTTCATTGGAATATGGATTGCTCTAACCATCTACATGGTCCTGCGTGCATTTGCTGGCTTATTGAG GGTGGGTTCAGGCACAGGACCCTGGAGATATCTTCGAGGGACAGCATTGTCCTAG